From Vibrio tritonius, the proteins below share one genomic window:
- a CDS encoding GrlR family regulatory protein — MKEGIYQVSFLSSQYICGQGILVIKDGSVNGGDSGFIYSGKLFYRQGKYHVELMVKQWNERAESIFGAIDQFQLTLEANRVGDDHFTATGCIFNWPQARLTIEGQYLAQAA; from the coding sequence ATGAAAGAAGGTATCTACCAAGTGTCGTTTTTATCGAGCCAATACATTTGTGGCCAAGGAATTTTGGTGATCAAAGATGGTTCGGTTAATGGCGGAGACAGTGGATTTATCTATTCTGGCAAACTCTTTTATCGTCAAGGGAAATACCATGTAGAACTCATGGTTAAGCAATGGAACGAACGTGCCGAATCGATTTTCGGTGCGATTGACCAGTTTCAGTTGACCCTCGAAGCCAACAGGGTGGGTGATGATCATTTTACCGCGACTGGCTGTATCTTCAATTGGCCACAAGCAAGGCTGACGATTGAAGGTCAATACCTTGCTCAAGCGGCGTAA
- a CDS encoding DUF3861 family protein, whose product MKKHLYRVDITPVADKEGNAPTNPQSIAFDFPCHDELHGVLAKVGVIEGLSEQESLNLLMGIKMMGEVMLEHRNHTLFKDLNRPFGEFMRAFKQQVAQQEK is encoded by the coding sequence ATGAAAAAGCATTTGTACCGTGTTGATATTACGCCTGTGGCAGATAAAGAAGGTAATGCGCCTACCAATCCACAGAGCATTGCATTTGATTTTCCGTGTCATGATGAATTGCATGGGGTATTGGCTAAAGTGGGTGTCATCGAAGGTTTGAGTGAGCAAGAGTCTCTCAATCTCCTAATGGGGATTAAGATGATGGGTGAGGTGATGTTAGAGCATCGTAATCATACGTTATTCAAAGATCTTAATCGGCCGTTTGGCGAATTTATGCGGGCATTTAAACAACAAGTCGCTCAGCAGGAAAAGTAG
- a CDS encoding GlcG/HbpS family heme-binding protein, giving the protein MEEHPYLKTVKSVNLYAARSVIQAAQHCAQEQGWAISVAVVDCSGEIVALEKNDDAIGVSASVALAKAKTAALLQAPSKQFEDFVNHGSPSFLSTPGVTALEGGVPLIVDGQFIGAVGVSGAHGENDSFVAVTAANVLTK; this is encoded by the coding sequence ATGGAAGAACATCCGTACCTAAAAACGGTGAAGAGTGTGAACTTGTATGCTGCACGTAGCGTTATTCAGGCAGCACAACATTGTGCTCAAGAGCAAGGCTGGGCTATTAGTGTCGCGGTTGTCGACTGCTCAGGAGAGATCGTTGCATTGGAAAAAAACGATGATGCCATTGGTGTTAGCGCCTCGGTGGCACTGGCTAAAGCCAAAACGGCAGCGCTATTGCAAGCGCCTTCCAAGCAGTTTGAAGATTTTGTAAATCATGGTTCGCCTAGCTTTCTTTCTACTCCAGGCGTCACGGCACTGGAAGGTGGCGTTCCATTGATTGTTGATGGTCAATTTATTGGTGCAGTGGGGGTCAGTGGTGCCCATGGTGAAAATGACTCTTTTGTTGCGGTGACAGCCGCGAATGTATTGACTAAGTAG
- a CDS encoding SDR family oxidoreductase: protein MADLKDKRVVIIGGSSGIGLDIAKLVLAKGAKVHLAGRHSDRLATARVGLEGEFDVEVKTDCIDAHDFVALENWFSTLDGFDYLVSMVGDVMGGGFIGASIDTIRHVMESKFLTNVRIGQLAAEKITQGGAIIFTSGTGGRAQDACASYVGNLGINALVEGLAVELAPNARVNAVSPTWTLTTFWRDMPTTQVTEIKTHFEQTIPLGRTATVRELASTYVYLMENDFITGQHIAVDGGIMLG, encoded by the coding sequence ATGGCAGATTTAAAAGATAAACGAGTCGTCATCATTGGCGGTAGTTCAGGTATCGGCTTAGACATTGCCAAACTGGTATTAGCAAAAGGTGCAAAAGTACATCTCGCTGGTCGTCATTCAGACAGGTTAGCGACAGCACGAGTGGGCTTAGAAGGCGAGTTTGATGTTGAAGTAAAGACCGATTGTATCGATGCTCACGACTTTGTCGCACTCGAGAATTGGTTTAGTACGCTTGATGGTTTTGATTATTTGGTGTCTATGGTGGGAGATGTTATGGGCGGTGGTTTTATTGGCGCATCAATTGACACCATTCGTCACGTAATGGAATCAAAATTTCTGACTAACGTGCGAATTGGTCAGCTAGCCGCGGAAAAAATAACACAGGGTGGCGCAATTATCTTTACTTCTGGCACCGGCGGCCGAGCACAAGACGCGTGTGCCAGTTATGTGGGCAATCTGGGTATTAACGCATTAGTGGAGGGGTTAGCTGTAGAGTTAGCTCCTAACGCTAGAGTCAATGCCGTTTCACCGACTTGGACGTTAACCACGTTTTGGCGGGATATGCCAACGACTCAGGTTACAGAGATTAAAACTCATTTTGAACAAACTATCCCACTGGGTCGCACAGCGACCGTACGTGAGCTAGCCAGTACCTATGTTTACTTGATGGAAAATGATTTTATTACGGGTCAGCACATTGCCGTTGACGGCGGGATTATGCTTGGCTAA
- a CDS encoding right-handed parallel beta-helix repeat-containing protein: MNRQIRATILTTLLLTCSTSAWASLSESMATQCEGNGSSFSPTRIYYVSPTGVASNSGDSASQAMDFQTALSTVQAGEMILLQAGTYVIDYQQDKKNTLRFGQSGTSTAPIYVVTENCGRAVFDFQFPEGEWVQNGFGFYVTGSYWYFRGIDITHAGYQGAYVTGNHNTFENMAFYDNRNTGLEINKGGAYNLVLNSDSYLNYDPKKHGSMADGFGAKQKQGAGNEFIGCRAWKNSDDAFDLFDTDQKVVIKESWASLSGIDYWGDSAFAGNGNGFKLGGNRAVGNHEISRSIAFGNVNKGFDQNNNAGGVRVINNTAYDNGINFGFGNSLSSGEKHYFRNNLSLDGSVTVKNANTSNNSWDSGITMTRKLFENLNTSLATAERSSNGALPHNALFHIKANTVLIDAGAVVNGIDYLGAAPDLGAIEKQ, translated from the coding sequence ATGAATCGTCAAATACGAGCGACAATACTCACTACTTTATTACTAACTTGTTCTACCAGTGCTTGGGCGTCTTTATCCGAGTCGATGGCAACGCAATGTGAAGGGAATGGCAGCAGCTTTTCCCCCACACGTATTTACTATGTTTCACCGACAGGGGTAGCTAGTAACAGCGGCGACAGCGCATCCCAAGCGATGGATTTTCAAACGGCGCTGTCCACAGTGCAGGCTGGAGAAATGATTTTGCTGCAAGCGGGTACCTATGTGATTGATTATCAGCAAGATAAGAAGAACACCCTCCGCTTCGGTCAATCTGGTACGTCGACTGCACCTATTTACGTGGTAACAGAAAACTGTGGTCGCGCGGTATTTGACTTTCAATTTCCTGAAGGAGAATGGGTTCAAAACGGATTCGGCTTTTATGTCACTGGTAGTTATTGGTATTTTAGGGGCATTGATATTACCCATGCAGGGTATCAAGGTGCATATGTGACAGGTAACCACAATACCTTTGAAAATATGGCTTTCTATGACAACCGTAATACGGGATTAGAAATCAATAAAGGCGGAGCCTATAACTTGGTGCTTAACTCTGACAGTTACCTCAATTACGATCCTAAAAAACATGGCAGCATGGCCGATGGTTTTGGGGCGAAACAAAAGCAGGGGGCAGGTAATGAATTTATTGGATGCCGCGCTTGGAAGAATTCGGATGATGCATTTGACCTGTTCGATACTGACCAAAAAGTTGTGATCAAAGAGAGCTGGGCTTCTCTCAGTGGTATCGATTACTGGGGAGACTCTGCTTTTGCTGGTAACGGTAATGGTTTCAAACTGGGCGGAAATCGTGCGGTAGGGAACCATGAAATTTCTCGCTCTATCGCGTTTGGTAATGTAAACAAAGGGTTTGACCAAAATAATAATGCAGGTGGTGTGCGTGTCATTAATAACACCGCGTATGACAATGGTATTAACTTTGGTTTTGGTAACTCATTGAGTTCAGGCGAGAAACATTATTTCCGTAATAACCTTTCTTTAGATGGTAGTGTCACGGTCAAAAATGCCAATACCAGTAATAACTCATGGGATAGTGGCATCACTATGACTCGTAAGTTATTTGAAAACTTAAACACCAGTTTGGCTACTGCCGAACGTAGCAGCAACGGTGCTTTACCTCATAACGCCTTGTTCCATATCAAAGCGAATACCGTATTGATTGATGCGGGCGCGGTGGTAAATGGCATTGATTATTTGGGTGCCGCCCCTGATCTTGGTGCAATAGAGAAACAATAA
- a CDS encoding S1 family peptidase, translating to MTLRHIRRFSTFIITLMTCQYAYATESIAPAILNGTATALSSIPYQARLSIAKSTSGGTVYYLCGAALIDDGVAITAAHCVDSDHTETLISVTVYYMDYTSPSSPVLNSVTIPESSVDVHPTWDGSLDTSHDIAVLYDTGASFTNAKKIKIASSAEMSTMFTQFSNSYVANQDNEPNVQASGYGEDENGNSGSLERVLLAGIPSSTCRNIKASVTINYDDYLCVQSPVQSINYGICRGDSGGPLVWRNPSNASDSDYGVRLVGVASYVTTSGGLCKLNGSSYFGAYSNVPYYRSYINNAVDSLAYTLNYDYATLSISYAFDSDPILGSSLNINPDSDDSDDSSSGGGSLGLLAILLLTLVAYRRHAVETIKPIS from the coding sequence ATGACGCTTAGACATATCCGCCGCTTTAGCACGTTCATTATTACGCTGATGACATGTCAGTACGCATACGCTACTGAAAGCATCGCACCCGCTATACTGAATGGTACAGCGACCGCTCTATCTTCTATTCCCTATCAGGCACGCCTATCTATTGCCAAGAGCACCAGTGGCGGTACAGTTTATTACTTATGTGGGGCAGCGCTGATAGACGATGGTGTCGCGATTACCGCCGCTCACTGTGTGGATAGCGACCACACAGAAACGTTAATCAGTGTTACTGTTTATTATATGGATTACACCTCACCAAGCAGTCCGGTACTTAACTCAGTCACCATTCCTGAAAGCAGTGTCGATGTCCATCCGACATGGGATGGTAGTTTAGATACCTCCCATGACATTGCAGTGCTCTACGATACAGGCGCTTCATTTACTAATGCGAAAAAAATCAAAATTGCTAGCTCTGCCGAAATGAGCACGATGTTTACTCAATTTTCGAATAGTTATGTCGCAAACCAAGACAACGAGCCTAATGTCCAAGCCAGTGGCTATGGTGAAGATGAGAATGGAAACTCTGGCTCTCTAGAGCGAGTTTTACTTGCTGGGATACCGAGCTCCACCTGTCGCAACATAAAAGCAAGCGTAACAATAAATTACGATGATTACCTTTGTGTCCAAAGCCCAGTTCAAAGTATCAATTATGGTATCTGTCGTGGAGACAGTGGTGGTCCACTTGTGTGGCGTAACCCGAGCAATGCATCAGACAGCGATTACGGAGTGCGTCTTGTTGGTGTCGCCTCTTATGTCACAACGTCAGGTGGGCTATGTAAATTGAATGGCTCATCCTACTTTGGGGCCTATAGTAACGTGCCCTACTATCGTTCGTACATAAACAATGCGGTTGATAGTCTCGCTTATACCCTTAATTACGATTATGCAACCCTATCAATCAGCTATGCCTTTGATAGTGATCCAATTTTGGGCTCGAGTTTGAACATAAATCCAGATTCCGATGACAGTGACGATAGTAGCAGCGGTGGTGGCAGCTTAGGATTACTTGCTATTTTGCTGCTAACCTTAGTGGCGTATCGCCGTCATGCCGTCGAGACAATAAAGCCAATAAGCTGA
- a CDS encoding TetR/AcrR family transcriptional regulator, with protein MSTADIKLERVLQGAAEVFLKQGFTAATTDMIQKAAGVSKATVYTRYPNKQALFSAVIERQCHLLTHQVTECLPQHSDIFVTLREVGTRYLTLILSPEGMALYRTIIAESPRFPELGRAFYLAGPKVVLDQVTEYITDAAAKGQLDIQPVGARAAATLFLSLLRGDGQLQCLTHPDFSPTKILIDEWVNLAMITFRQAYSKPTMS; from the coding sequence TTGTCTACTGCAGATATTAAATTGGAGCGGGTACTGCAAGGTGCCGCAGAAGTGTTTCTTAAACAAGGATTCACTGCAGCCACGACAGATATGATCCAAAAGGCCGCGGGGGTATCAAAAGCGACCGTTTATACTCGCTACCCGAATAAGCAGGCACTGTTTTCTGCCGTCATCGAGCGTCAATGTCACTTACTCACTCACCAAGTCACTGAGTGCCTACCACAACATTCCGACATTTTCGTCACATTAAGAGAAGTGGGAACTCGCTACTTAACCTTGATCCTGTCACCCGAAGGGATGGCTCTGTATCGAACGATCATTGCAGAATCTCCTCGTTTTCCTGAGTTAGGCCGCGCCTTCTATCTAGCAGGGCCTAAAGTGGTACTCGATCAGGTAACAGAGTACATAACTGATGCTGCAGCTAAAGGTCAGTTAGACATCCAACCTGTTGGAGCACGCGCCGCCGCGACGCTATTTTTAAGCCTTCTGCGCGGGGATGGTCAGCTACAATGCCTAACGCATCCGGATTTTTCTCCCACTAAGATTCTCATTGATGAATGGGTTAACCTTGCGATGATTACCTTTCGTCAAGCGTATAGCAAACCCACTATGAGTTAA